One stretch of Arachis hypogaea cultivar Tifrunner chromosome 20, arahy.Tifrunner.gnm2.J5K5, whole genome shotgun sequence DNA includes these proteins:
- the LOC112784277 gene encoding serine carboxypeptidase-like 13, with protein MARSTYSSCHICHGMLLHILLLSVQFSAQHANCGNIVKYLPGFEGPLPFVLETGYIGVGENDDVQSFYYFIESENNPREDPLMLWLTGGPGCSAFSGLVFEIGPLAFQVDEYDGGLPKLVYRPYSWTKASSIVFVDLPVNTGFSYARTEYASQRSDSLSVNQAYEFFRKWLMDHPAFLKNKVYIGGDSYSGILIPVIAHEILKGNEQGLQPWINLQGYLMGNPKIDEKEKNYRIPFAHGMGLISDELHQSLQKHCNGEYVNVDIRNILCSRYLESYLEITSDINMAHILEPLCELDSQNPLKSSWRRSLTENYPWKLNDIHLRLLSRNCRDYGYLLSGYWANNDKVRNALKVRKGTKKKWQRCTSRNMPYKFDISSSFPYQVNLSKEGYRSLIYSGDHDMVVPFLATQAWIRSLNYSIVDDWRPWYTNGQVAGYTRTYSNAMTFATVKGGGHTAPEYKPQECLHMYSRWISERPF; from the exons ATGGCAAGGTCTACTTATTCAAGTTGTCACATTTGCCATGGGATGCTACTTCACATTCTTTTATTATCAGTACAGTTTTCAGCTCAACATGCAAACTGTGGCAACATAGTGAAGTACCTTCCTGGGTTTGAGGGACCCCTTCCTTTTGTGCTTGAAACTGG GTACATAGGAGTAGGGGAAAATGATGATGTACAGAGTTTCTACTATTTCATTGAGTCAGAGAACAATCCAAGAGAGGATCCTCTCATGCTATGGCTCACTGGTGGTCCTGGCTGCTCTGCTTTCTCTGGCCTTGTCTTTGAAATAG GACCACTTGCATTTCaagttgatgaatatgatggGGGCCTCCCTAAGTTGGTGTATAGGCCATACTCATGGACTAAG GCAAGTAGCATTGTATTTGTAGATTTGCCTGTTAATACTGGCTTTTCATATGCTAGAACAGAATATGCTTCACAACGGAGCGATTCCTTGTCAGTCAATCAAGCCTATGAATTTTTTAGGAAG TGGTTAATGGATCATCCAGCATTTCTCAAAAACAAAGTTTACATTGGTGGTGATTCATACTCTGGCATTCTTATTCCTGTAATTGCTCATGAAATTTTAAAAG GAAATGAACAAGGCCTCCAACCATGGATAAATCTCCAG GGATACCTGATGGGGAATCCTAAaatagatgaaaaagaaaaaaactatcgAATCCCATTTGCTCATGGGATGGGACTCATTTCTGATGAACTACACCAG TCACTGCAGAAACATTGTAACGGAGAATATGTAAATGTAGACATCAGAAATATTTTGTGTTCAAGATATCTCGAGTCCTATTTAGAG ATCACATCAGATATTAATATGGCCCACATTTTGGAGCCATTGTGTGAGTTGGACTCACAGAACCCATTGAAATCTTCTTGGAGGAGATCACTAACAGAGAACTATCCTTGGAAGTTAAATGATATTCATCTCAGATTACTATCCCGGAATTGTCGG GATTATGGATATCTCCTTAGTGGCTATTGGGCCAACAATGACAAAGTGCGCAATGCGCTTAAAGTGAGGAAG GGAACTAAAAAGAAATGGCAACGATGCACCTCCCGTAATATGCCTTACAAGTTTGATATTTCTAGCAGCTTTCCATATCAAGTAAATCTCAGCAAAGAAGGCTATCGTTCACTGATTTACAG TGGGGATCATGACatggttgttcctttcttggcaaCTCAAGCATGGATAAGATCTTTAAACTACTCCATTGTCGACGATTGGAGGCCATGGTATACTAATGGACAAGTTGCAGG ATACACAAGGACTTACTCCAATGCAATGACATTTGCAACTGTCAAG GGTGGAGGACACACAGCACCAGAATACAAGCCTCAAGAATGCCTTCACATGTATAGTAGGTGGATCTCTGAGAGACCCTTTTAG
- the LOC112784276 gene encoding serine carboxypeptidase-like 13, which translates to MLAEKVMKPLKMASLSNFICHGLLLPILLLLLKFSAQHAKCGNIVKYLPGFEGPLPFVLETGYIGVGENEDVQAFYYFIESENNPKVDPLMLWLTGGPGCSAFSGLVFEIGPITFKIEEYNGSLPNLVLRPHSWTKVSSIIFVDLPVNTGFSYATTESASHRTDWSLVHQTHQFLRKWLIEHPEFFSNEVYIGGDSYSGIPVPVITHEISQANEEGLQPWINLQGYLLGNAATTRTEKNQEIPFAHGMGLISDELYQSLQKNCRGEYANIDIANVLCAQDLKSYEDTISGLSKAHILEPKCELGSPKPVDVPWKRSLIDNYYSWSNNNRLALPPLTCRSYGYFLSSYWANDGEVRSALNIHKGTKAKWQRCTFDIPHKEDIPSSFPYHVKLSKKGYRSLIYSGDHDMLIPFLATEAWIRSLNYSIIDDWRPWHTNGQVAGYTRTYSNAMTFATVKGGGHTAPEYKPEECLNMYSRWMSRMAL; encoded by the exons ATGCTAGCAGAGAAAGTAATGAAGCCTTTGAAAATGGCAAGTTTATCTAATTTCATTTGCCATGGATTGTTACTTCCCATTCTTTTACTATTACTAAAGTTTTCAGCTCAACATGCCAAGTGTGGCAACATAGTGAAGTACCTCCCTGGGTTTGAGGGACCCCTTCCTTTTGTGCTTGAAACTGG ATACATAGGTGTGGGTGAAAATGAAGATGTGCAGGCTTTCTACTATTTCATTGAGTCAGAGAACAATCCTAAGGTGGATCCTCTCATGCTGTGGCTCACCGGTGGTCCTGGCTGCTCTGCTTTCTCTGGCCTTGTCTTTGAAATTG GTCCAATTACATTTAAAATTGAGGAATACAATGGAAGCCTGCCTAACTTGGTCTTGAGGCCACACTCATGGACAAAA GTAAGTAGCATTATATTTGTAGACTTGCCTGTAAATACAGGCTTCTCATATGCCACAACAGAATCTGCTTCTCACCGGACAGATTGGTCATTAGTTCACCAAACCCATCAATTTCTTAGAAAG TGGCTAATTGAGCATCCAGAATTTTTCTCCAATGAAGTTTACATTGGTGGTGATTCATACTCTGGCATTCCTGTTCCTGTAATAACTCATGAAATTTCTCAAG CAAATGAAGAAGGACTACAACCATGGATTAATCTTCAG GGATACCTGCTGGGGAATGCTGCAACAACCCGAACTGAGAAAAACCAGGAAATCCCATTTGCTCATGGAATGGGACTTATTTCTGATGAACTCTACCAG TCATTGCAAAAAAACTGCAGAGGAGAATATGCAAACATAGACATTGCAAATGTGTTATGTGCACAAGATCTGAAGTCCTATGAGGAT ACCATATCAGGACTTTCTAAAGCCCATATTTTGGAGCCAAAATGTGAGTTAGGTTCACCAAAGCCAGTGGATGTTCCTTGGAAGAGATCTCTGATTGATAACTATTATTCATGGTCTAACAATAATCGACTCGCATTGCCACCTTTAACTTGTCGG AGTTATGGGTACTTCCTCAGTAGTTATTGGGCTAATGATGGCGAAGTTCGCAGTGCCTTGAACATACATAAG GGAACGAAAGCGAAATGGCAACGATGTACCTTTGATATACCTCACAAGGAGGATATCCCTAGCAGCTTTCCATATCATGTGAAGCTCAGTAAAAAAGGTTACCGTTCACTGATATACAGTGGCGATCATGACATGTTGATTCCTTTCTTGGCAACTGAAGCATGGATAAGATCTTTAAACTACTCCATCATAGATGATTGGAGGCCATGGCACACAAATGGCCAAGTTGCAGG ATATACAAGGACTTACTCCAATGCAATGACCTTTGCAACTGTCAAG GGTGGTGGCCACACAGCTCCAGAGTATAAGCCTGAAGAATGCTTGAACATGTACAGTAGATGGATGTCTAGGATGGCTTTGTAG